A window of Phragmites australis chromosome 2, lpPhrAust1.1, whole genome shotgun sequence genomic DNA:
ACAGAACAGCGGAGTCTGGAAGCATATGACTCATAGGGGGGCAGTGGGGATAAAAGGAACCAGTGATCAGTATAAATAAGAGATACAAATACTACTGAGTTTGATCTCCAGAGTACTAGAGTAGCAAATATCACTGATTTATGTGTAGGACATCGTAGCTTGAAAACATACAAGAGTATAAGCAATCTATCAATTGAACTGAGAACAAAGCTTGTAACACATTCTGTACTTAGCAATGTGCTCTACAGCAGGCACATGGTACCAATTGCACAGGGCAAGGCAGCAAATGGCAtgtctgattgcaaatgtacaTGGCGGAGGCGCACATTGAACATACACTGCAGAGGCGTGCACGCAACATATACTGACATTATCAGTTAGTGGAGCATGCTAACCATACCTGCTTAGGATCAAGCAGGTAGCCATACAAAGTGTTCTCCTCCCAAATCACAGCCATGTTCTTGTTAGCCGGGGAGTAAGAGTAACCAGGACTTGTACCAGACTGCCTCCCAAATAGACCATTCAAGTTAGGCCCTGCAACGGATCAACATTATTGACATTGCTACCTTCAAATGGGTTGAATCCCAAGCGTATATATTTACAACAGCATAAAAACTTTAAAACTAGCACATGGGCACTTGACACTGCAGTATCATGAACAACCGTTAAGTACTTAGAGCCTATTTGTTTGAGCTTATGCTTCTGACTTTTCTACTGTCAGAAGCTAGAAGCTCAAATAAATAGAACTGCTGAAAAGTGATTTTTGAAAAAGACATAAGTTTGCTTTTAAAAAATGAATAAAGCTAAAAAGTTAACTGAAAGTAGCTTTTCTAAGAAGTAATGTGCTAataagttaaaaatttattatacaAACTAACGGCTAAAATCTAAAagtagtttttaaaaaaataaaagacaactttttagaaaaactaaaaaaagcaaaaatccaaacaaataTATCCTTAGCAGGACAGAAAATATGATTGTTCAAAGTCCGCAGGTATACTAGACTCGAGCAATAAGAGATATTTGCAAAGTCACGTAGACAACACCAGTAACACCTAGGATATCACCACACCAAACCATACAATTTTTTTGAGTTCCACGGTATCGAATTGCAAGCTCAAAATAATGCCTTACTGCATCAAACTAGCAAAGTGGTGCAGAGCATCCAATCAAACAGACAAAACGGGAGCTCTGAACAAGATCAATCACGCAACAATATTCAAAACACAGCTCAGTCCTTTGTGCGCACCCACAATGTAGGAATCTAACAAATTATTTAGACAGATGAGCAAGCGAGCATTTGGGATTAGCTCGATTCGCAAAGCGCAGCAATGCACAACTGGGATGGTAGCATAATTACGACCAAACAACATCAATTCAAGCCTCCGCCACCCAAACTGAGCTCCAAGCCACAGAAGAGAAGACGCCTCGCTCGAAATCAAATAATCAATCGCCCACGACATCACCGCTCCATGTGAAGCAATCACTCACCAAAGGTATCAAGCACACCAAACTACCGGCAATGCACCTCGCAAGATGAAGCTTAGCGGGTCAGGAATTGGCTGTGGGGTGCCCACCTTGCTTGTGGCCGGCGCCCTTGTCGACGGTGTGGCAGTGCGCGCACTTGGTCTTGAAGATCTTCTCCCCGGCCGCCGGGTCACCTGGGGGCATCTCCGAGAACGACCCCATGCACTACGAGCACGAAGGGGGGCtgagctagggttagggtttctcTTCCGGCTGGAGACGGCGGCGCTGCTGCGCCTTGTTTACACGAGGAGGCGATGCAGCAGCCGCGAACCCCGAAGAAGAAACGTGACTAGTTACCGTAATACCCCTGGGATTCCACGCGATATTTGAGGTTGTGGCGGGGTGTTTTGGGGAACTGGGTCGTTGCGGTTGCGTGTTGCGTGTGGCAGTGCGGCGAGAGCGTAGCCCGGTCAACGGGCGCTGCGTTTGCTATGCTGGGCCGACCTGAGCTGTAGGCCCAACTCCTCGAGGAAGTGCACGCTAAAGACCAACTGCTGTACAGAGCTACTTTACAAGCCGAGTAGATGcaagttttgtaatttttagtttattagTTGAGTACTCGTGTATTGTAacgaaaataaaatttatataaaataatattatatatagatATTGTTTATATTAGTGGATCTAAGGAGTAATTTGAGCTGTCACATGGTAGATTTGCTGCTCATCTGTAACTGTTTTTATTTCTAATACCTTTAGGGGATGAAGGATGACTTTGCACCGTATGCGTGTGCAAATTATATTGTATAGTTGAATGCTTGTGCGTTATAACGAGAGTTGTTAATTTGCATATGATAACATTATTGACTCATCTAAAATCAGCCATCATCGTAGAAATATCTTTCAAAAAATAACATTGTTAATATTATTGAAGCACTGTAAACACTAAAGATACTATTCTGAACACAAGACAACACACTATTGTGCAACCAAGTTTACATCTTTATTCGAGCATATACTGAAcagtcataaaaaattataaggaAAGGATATTCAGGCTAAGCGTTGGCGTCAAATATAACAAAGTATATCTTTAGAAATTTGTCGATGTATGagcacaaaaataaaaaatacaaataatttGGGAAATGGCTGTTGTACCATCCTCGTTAAACCAATTCAAACATAAGGAATGCATTGATCATCTAAGCTACCAAAAAGATGCAATGTTGAACCATGTTCATACTTTGAGCTTTGACAATACGCAAGAATCAAGCTCGTGCCCACCAACGAAGAAGAGAAAACATGGTTCCTATTAAGTAGCGTGCACTGAACCTCATTACAACTAGGTTTTTCTGTCATCATTCACATGAAACCTTTTGTATATTTTGAAGCTCTCCTCATCTTGACCTACTTCATGGGTTGTTACTCTTGCCCTTACCATTATCCTCTACATCATATCAATTGGGTACCTCCTATCATTGAGTCCGCGCAAacggaaaaaaattattatatgtATCACATCAAAGATAAGCGAAATATAGCCAATTGCCACAAATCGATAAATAAGCAATAAAATACCTCGACTATAGTGTGAGGACCTCTTTGTAGATGATGTTTTTAGGGCGTGTCCCACTTTGCTTTGAGcgtttctcctttttcttacCTTCATCTGGGGTGGCGAGGATCTTGATGTTCCTTCTGGCAATGGCTCTAGATAACACGACGTATAGCTGGCCATGAGAGAACACTGGCTGGGGAAGGTACACTCCGACATTCGGAATGGTCTGTCCCTGTGCCTTGTTGATTGTCATGGCAAAGCTGAGCCTGATAGGAAACTGCTTCCACTTGAACCGGAAAGGGAACATCTCATCATCAGAGGAACATAGGGGGATACGAGGCAGGAAAATTCTCTTCCTAGCATGCTACCCGAGCACGATCTCTACGTCAATAGCATTTCTTTGGAACCCTCGAACCACATGCCTTGTCCCGTTGCAAAGTCCATTGGCGGGGTCAATATTTTTGAGCAGTATGAAAGGATAGTTAACCTTGAGCTTTAGCACATGTGGAGGTAGCCCGTCTAGGGTCAGAGAATTAAGGAATCCCAAGGGGTAGTAGTTGCGAGGGTCATCTTCAGCGTGATCAAAGCTATGATACaccatctcccccccccccccccccaaatgacCAATCATCTTAATGTTAATCGTATCCATGCACTCATTTTGTGTGGACAGGATGGCTCTCAACGTGATGTAGTTTGGGTCACCCAGGTTAGCGCCGAGCATCAGAAACACGCTATCTATAAGTTTATCGAGGTCTACGTCCTTTCCTGTATACGCCATGCATATATCATCATGAAGTCGTATGTTGCCGTTACCATCAGCCTCCTTGGTGGCATTACTGATGCGCAATAGGTATTCCGCAAACCATGGGTCACTCTGAGCCCTCATGTTATGCATGAGCCTTAGGTGTTGCATGAGCTCCCACAAGTAGGACCTGTGCAACATTGAATCTACTATTTGAGATCTTGATCACTTTCGGACAATAGGGAGGACCTGTCTAAAGTTACCACCAAACACAACCGTCTTTCCACCTAACAGGATATCTGGCTGGCCCATTATGTCGTGAAAGCTGTTATCTAGAGTCTCCACCCCTTGCCTCTTAGTCATGGAGGCTTCATCCCACATAATCAGTGACGCCGCCTGCAGAAGCTTAGCTGTCCCACTCTTCTTTGTAAAACTACATAAACCCTCATCATCAATGGTCAGAGGTATCTTAAATCGTGAGTGCATGGTTCTTCCTCCGAGCATTATAGAAGCGGCAACACCAGACGTAGCCGTCTCCACGACCATCTTCTTCCCCTGGTCGCGGACTATAGCAAGCAATGCTTTGTAAAGAAAAGTTTTCCCTGAGCCTCCCGGGTCATCAACGAAGAACATGCCTCCTTCGCTGCTATCAACCGCGGCTAGAATCTCGTCGTAGGCGACCCTCTACTTGATGTCGAGGGAGTCAAATAAGGCTATGTACTTATGGTCCACACTGATCATAGACTCCTCGAATATCTTCCTCGACACATTGTTTGCCAAATCAAGTGCCTCATTGATATCAGGAAGAGGGAACGATCTTATATCCTTCCCCATCGACTGCAACATGTTCCTAACATTTATCACAACCTTCTACTCGACCGTGTGTGTGCATTGATCGGTGCGACGGTAGTCATCCAGTGTTGCCTCAAGGTGTCTGTTTCATAGGCCACGCGCGTCGTTGGGCTCACAAAATACCAATATTGTTGCAAAGAGCCTTTGGAGCGATGATGGCATCTGGAACAACTCGGCCTCCGTTAGGCACTCATCCAGTATATTGTCTGCCATAATCAGACCACTCTCTCCACGACATCACTGAAGGATGGTAGAATCTTGTCATTAATTTTCATTAGTTCCTCATATGATGTGGCGACCGTCACATGGTTCGGGAGAACCCAGAGGTAGTAGCGTTCCCCCTTGGTCGGATGGGCCATCACAATTCTATTTTTTCCTGTTTGCCAGGTAAACCACTCGAGGAAGTCACGGTAGAGGATGCCTCTTACTTGCTCGTGTACTCTGTTTGCCTCAAAATACTCTATCAGCATTGActtctcatcatcatcacagTCGAGCACCTCCTGTATGTCATTCCCCCCTCGGTACGAAACCATGTGCATGCTCGGGAGATGAAGTTGTAGTTGCATCACAGGTGGAGAGTTCTTGCTCAGGTCAAAGCCGTATATCCTCCACAAGGCTTCTGAAGGGGTAACCCACCTTGCCTCCTCGCACTGTTTGATCTCGTCGATGCCATTGTTGTCGTCCTCGTTCATAGATACAGACGCCCGGTCGTGGCCCTTGTATATGTACTCAAACAGATACTTGACAGCCTTTATGCTCGAGCAGACCTCAACATTTGCATGGTAGCCGCATTGAAAGGACGCGGATAATAGTTCTTGCATGACCCACAATAATCCTTGCCTTGCATGGGAGTTCAGCACACCACAAAGGTCATGCATCATGTGATTGATGACCATCTTGTATAGCTCTGGGTACTTGTGCTTATCCGGGAGCTCGGTAGAGATGATACAATCATACTACTCTGGACATACGagcttgtacttgccctgcatAATCAGCAATTTTTTCGTTGCTCGCTGCCCTCAACCCACACAGCTGCCACCTCTGAAGTGAGAGGTACGTtattgaaagtgcatttaggctcctaagtgggttttggtgataatgacaaaataattaaagaactaataaCTTTTTATAAAGTATGGACAAGTGtaaatgacaaaacaattaaagaactaagGAGACGCTACTGCTATTGTggcactgatcttctcggcgagttgatcGTGACGTGTTTGGGACTAGCCGCCAGTCGTGACACACTGGTTGATAGACATGCTCGTCTGGTTGCAGAGCACAACGCGACCACTCGAATCTGGTTGGATAGCATGACACGATCACTCAGAACTGGTTGAGGTAACGGTAGACCTGATCGGGAGCTgatcgaggagcacgaccagttgctcggagttggttgagtgtgaccacctgcgtggggctagtcgcggatctgatcaagaagctattcaaggagtttgacatgcacgacgttggatcgatTTACTTCAATTCTTCTTTTGTTGCACTGCACatcgagtggtaacgatctatgatatCCTACTaacatggtttcctgggtgattgcggtagaaattttttgttttaagctaacgtagcctacccgttcctcTACAAGAGGAATATCTCCTCATAACAAAAATAACGGATATGCCaaacaaatactagagaaaattccctctttatcttcaggattgtactatacatacatcaaactaGTACCACATATTGCgtataaggtaatttttcataatGTTGACATATTCCAATATGGTATGATCGTCTTGGTTATCCCGGTGTCGGGATGATGTAAAAAATTATTAGCAAATCAATTAGTCATGACATGAATACTGTCAAATTCTCACAATCTTTGGATTTTGTGTGCACTGAGGATAccccaacaatgatgattgcacACATGTCTTTATAAAGAAGTCATCAACAgaattttgtattatctctgtctatgttgatgatctgaatatcatcggaaATACAaaagatatagatgaagcacACAATCATCTAAAGACGAAATTTaaaatgaaggatttgggtaaaactaaATTTTACTTGGGTATACAACTTAAGCATCTTACTTCAGAAATTATAGTACATCAAGCCACAtataccaattttttttaaaagaaattcaaTATAGATAAATTATATCTATTCAAGACTCCTATGGTTGTTCGATCTTTTGATATGGAGAAATATCCATTTAGACCACAgtaggaaggagaagagatactAGAACATGAGATTTCTTATCTTAGTGTCATTGGAGtgcttatgtatcttgcaaattacaTCAGACATGATATTGCATTTGTAGTGAACTTATTAGCTAGGTATAACGCTACTCTAACTAAATGTAATTAGACGGGAGTTTAAAATATCTTTTGATATCTTCAAAACACTATGGATCTTGatcttttcttttaaaaacAAGATATATCTTCAAACTACTTATTAGATCACTTATACCAAATCACAGACCGACTTCATGttataaaaatctttaaaaaaaactccaatttTAATATTTGCCACCTGTCTCACAAGGACCGGCCTTGAGATTTCAGTGGCTCGGGGGCGAAActaaggccgtgtttgtttgctgcttctgattttgcttctgctagaagccagaacaaacgaggttctggagaagtggcttctggagaaggcAAAAGTCTGCTTCTGAGAAAATTGAACTAAAGTTGataagctcgctgagatgtgcttttctgagaagctatgtgctgagaagccaaaaatttattgcagaAGCCAACAGCCTATTtccaaaaacagcttttcagacaagccaaaagcacagcttttcaaaaaaagctcaaaagcagaaactcaaacaaacacggcctaaAAGCGAAACCCTATTGaacataaatattgaaatatttatatattaattataaagataatattctgGGTAGAGTCCACGA
This region includes:
- the LOC133909331 gene encoding cytochrome c-like isoform X2 is translated as MGSFSEMPPGDPAAGEKIFKTKCAHCHTVDKGAGHKQGPNLNGLFGRQSGTSPGYSYSPANKNMAVIWEENTLYGYLLDPKQVLVMHAVKL
- the LOC133909331 gene encoding cytochrome c-like isoform X1; amino-acid sequence: MGSFSEMPPGDPAAGEKIFKTKCAHCHTVDKGAGHKQGPNLNGLFGRQSGTSPGYSYSPANKNMAVIWEENTLYGYLLDPKQYIPGTKKVFPGLKKPQERVDVIAYLKNATA